A genomic segment from Planifilum fulgidum encodes:
- a CDS encoding CPBP family intramembrane glutamic endopeptidase, producing MEWLKLFGKLFLTLGLAIAGTILLSLPLIPLFPAEQIQWWSIFPQEAAFIGASFLAWIVFEKRPVREMGLAPVSFLRFAVGAGIGILMIGTLFLLLWPSPWLEVAGVRWNKAVLFSVLSAVSGFLAVAAGEEIFTRGYVQTLLVERLGVWGGIIATSLLFSLLHLLNPHTSLLPMFNLFLAGVLLGVIREATGSLWMPVGLHFTWNLTQELLSLPVSGARLTPHSPVIAAENGPDWLTGGPFGLEGGIAVTLMLLLAILWFVRRDPEKFKFKGILSAAKPLR from the coding sequence ATGGAATGGCTGAAATTGTTCGGCAAACTGTTCCTCACCCTTGGACTGGCCATCGCGGGAACGATTCTGCTTTCCCTGCCCCTCATCCCCTTGTTCCCCGCGGAACAGATCCAGTGGTGGTCCATCTTCCCCCAGGAAGCGGCCTTCATCGGCGCCTCCTTCCTGGCCTGGATCGTTTTTGAGAAGCGCCCCGTGAGGGAAATGGGATTGGCCCCGGTCTCTTTCCTCCGCTTCGCCGTCGGAGCGGGAATCGGCATCCTGATGATCGGCACGCTGTTCCTCCTCCTTTGGCCGAGTCCATGGTTGGAAGTGGCCGGCGTCCGCTGGAACAAAGCGGTTCTCTTCTCCGTTCTGTCAGCCGTCTCCGGTTTTTTGGCGGTCGCCGCAGGGGAAGAAATTTTCACCCGCGGATATGTACAAACCCTGCTCGTGGAGCGCCTGGGCGTATGGGGCGGCATCATCGCCACTTCCCTGCTCTTTTCCCTTCTCCACCTGCTCAATCCCCACACATCCCTGCTTCCGATGTTCAATCTGTTTCTCGCCGGCGTCCTCCTGGGTGTCATCAGGGAAGCGACCGGAAGCCTGTGGATGCCTGTCGGCCTTCATTTCACCTGGAATCTGACCCAGGAGCTGTTATCCCTACCGGTTTCCGGCGCGCGACTGACACCCCATTCTCCGGTGATCGCCGCGGAAAACGGTCCCGACTGGCTGACTGGAGGTCCCTTCGGTCTGGAAGGCGGCATCGCCGTCACCCTCATGCTCCTCCTGGCCATCCTGTGGTTTGTGCGGCGGGATCCTGAAAAGTTCAAGTTCAAAGGGATTCTTTCCGCCGCCAAACCTCTTCGTTAA